Proteins found in one Longimicrobium sp. genomic segment:
- a CDS encoding glycosyltransferase family 4 protein yields MKRVLMYDPYHDCEFGAQRCMITLAEGLKEHGYEPIIATGKEGALSRSARKAGLTVDIIPIPRSLDIFGGAALAASLPRKLFLLLEVMRYGARVSRHARRHGVDLLFANELRSCLFLVASKLRLGKPLVWGIHGGPSQGMLSAFASSVSDRVMLISKAAAKAMPPRARRRAEPKTTLNYMGIDASRYHARTSPQARNATRRRFGLPEDAVLVTTAGSISRRKGYDTLLSALELVAGDGSPVHLAIAGAMATGGDPEYVAGLHRHVAEKGLPVTFVGWLDDLPELLAASDIFVLVSREEGLGIVTLEAMATSLPVIVTYAGGSEETVVDGESGLIIQPDDPAALADRLRMLICDPGLRSRLGQRARQRCEEVFSESAYKARFFDLVRNA; encoded by the coding sequence ATGAAGCGAGTACTGATGTACGACCCGTACCACGACTGTGAATTCGGCGCGCAGCGCTGCATGATCACGCTCGCGGAGGGGCTCAAGGAGCACGGGTACGAGCCGATCATCGCCACCGGCAAGGAGGGTGCGCTGAGCCGGAGCGCCCGGAAGGCGGGGCTTACGGTCGACATCATCCCGATCCCCAGGTCGCTCGACATCTTTGGCGGCGCGGCGCTGGCGGCTTCGCTGCCGCGCAAGCTGTTCCTCTTGCTGGAAGTGATGCGCTACGGCGCGCGGGTGTCCCGGCACGCCCGGCGCCACGGCGTGGACCTCCTGTTCGCGAACGAGCTGCGCAGCTGCCTCTTCCTCGTGGCAAGCAAGCTCCGGCTGGGCAAGCCGCTGGTGTGGGGGATCCACGGCGGGCCTTCGCAGGGGATGCTGTCGGCGTTCGCTTCGTCGGTGTCGGACCGCGTGATGCTGATCTCCAAGGCGGCGGCGAAGGCCATGCCGCCGCGCGCCCGCCGTCGGGCCGAGCCCAAGACGACGCTCAACTACATGGGCATCGACGCGTCGCGGTACCACGCCCGCACCAGCCCGCAGGCGCGCAACGCCACCCGCCGGCGGTTCGGTCTCCCCGAAGACGCGGTGCTCGTGACGACCGCCGGCTCCATCAGCCGCCGCAAGGGGTACGACACCCTGCTCTCGGCGCTGGAGCTCGTCGCCGGCGACGGATCTCCCGTGCACCTGGCGATCGCGGGGGCAATGGCGACGGGCGGCGATCCCGAGTACGTGGCCGGTCTGCACCGGCACGTGGCGGAGAAGGGCCTCCCGGTGACCTTTGTGGGGTGGCTCGACGACCTTCCGGAGCTGCTGGCGGCCAGCGACATCTTCGTCCTGGTCTCGCGCGAGGAGGGGCTCGGCATCGTGACGCTGGAGGCGATGGCGACCAGCCTTCCCGTGATCGTGACGTACGCCGGGGGCAGCGAGGAGACGGTGGTGGACGGCGAGAGCGGCCTCATCATCCAGCCCGACGACCCCGCCGCGCTGGCCGACCGGCTCCGGATGCTGATCTGCGACCCGGGTCTGCGCTCGCGCCTCGGCCAAAGGGCTCGCCAGCGATGCGAAGAGGTGTTCAGCGAGAGTGCCTACAAGGCACGCTTCTTTGACCTCGTGCGGAATGCATAG
- a CDS encoding response regulator, which yields MAAKRILLIEDEPGAREALSSLLAEEGYEVCAAATGERGLAELHSFHPDTVVCDFRLPDIDGLQILRTVRDTAPWEVCFIVVTAGCGGEETEHRLADEADYFFRKPIDIPRLCSALASADDPGNSYLALGT from the coding sequence ATGGCGGCGAAGCGTATCCTGCTGATCGAAGACGAGCCCGGCGCCCGGGAAGCGCTCTCCAGCCTGCTGGCTGAAGAGGGCTACGAGGTGTGCGCCGCCGCTACGGGCGAGCGCGGGCTGGCCGAGCTGCACAGCTTCCACCCCGACACGGTGGTGTGCGACTTCCGCCTTCCCGACATCGATGGGCTCCAGATCCTGCGCACCGTGCGCGACACGGCGCCGTGGGAGGTCTGCTTCATCGTGGTGACGGCCGGGTGCGGCGGCGAAGAGACCGAGCACCGGCTGGCCGACGAAGCCGACTACTTCTTCCGCAAGCCGATCGACATCCCCCGGCTGTGCAGCGCGCTCGCCAGCGCGGACGATCCCGGGAACAGCTACCTGGCCCTCGGAACCTGA
- a CDS encoding YihY/virulence factor BrkB family protein: MRASWRDRTPRAPGDASPLRERRGRTRAITVARAARIAVRRMWRNGWDFTARVWNKAGEDNIFFLAGCIAFNVLLAAAPFFLLIVGVLTYVLQRTVEDPRQAAVGYVLSILPPSQEVVGFTRRIVGRVLEGGPSLGAIGLLLFIWASTGLFGTLRSVLKDIFDLPEERGIVAGKIFDLQMVLVAGTLLVLNTGITLALEAAQRFGVELLGVENRRATQIFVNTWPRLAAFGFIYLMFLLIYRFLPVRRTPWRVSIVAATFASLSWELLKGSFAWYVSEVVDYSRTYGTLLAPVLLVFWVYYSAVVFILGGEVAQVYDLLLIRRKQKELLE; the protein is encoded by the coding sequence ATGCGGGCGAGCTGGCGCGATAGGACCCCTCGCGCCCCGGGCGACGCCTCGCCCCTGCGGGAGCGGCGGGGGAGGACGCGCGCGATCACCGTTGCGCGGGCGGCGCGCATCGCCGTGCGCCGCATGTGGCGCAACGGGTGGGACTTCACCGCCCGCGTCTGGAACAAGGCCGGCGAAGACAACATCTTCTTCCTGGCCGGCTGCATCGCCTTCAACGTCCTCCTGGCGGCCGCCCCTTTCTTCCTCCTCATCGTCGGCGTCCTGACCTACGTCCTGCAGCGGACGGTGGAAGATCCGCGGCAGGCGGCGGTCGGGTACGTCCTCTCCATCCTCCCGCCCTCGCAGGAGGTGGTGGGGTTCACGCGCCGGATCGTGGGGCGGGTGCTGGAGGGCGGGCCGTCGCTGGGCGCCATCGGTCTTCTCCTCTTCATCTGGGCGTCGACCGGGCTGTTCGGCACGCTGCGCTCGGTGCTCAAGGACATCTTCGACCTCCCGGAAGAGCGGGGGATCGTGGCGGGGAAGATTTTCGACCTGCAGATGGTGCTGGTGGCCGGCACCCTGCTCGTCCTGAACACGGGAATCACGCTGGCGCTGGAGGCGGCGCAGCGCTTCGGGGTCGAGCTGCTGGGAGTGGAGAATCGGCGGGCGACGCAGATCTTCGTGAACACCTGGCCCCGGCTGGCGGCGTTCGGGTTCATCTACCTGATGTTCCTGCTGATCTACCGCTTCCTCCCCGTGCGGCGCACCCCGTGGCGGGTCTCGATCGTCGCCGCCACCTTTGCTTCGCTGTCGTGGGAGCTGCTGAAGGGATCGTTCGCATGGTACGTGAGCGAGGTGGTGGACTACAGCCGCACCTATGGCACCCTGCTGGCGCCGGTCCTTTTGGTTTTCTGGGTGTACTACTCGGCGGTGGTGTTCATCCTGGGCGGCGAGGTGGCCCAGGTGTACGACCTCCTCCTGATCCGTCGGAAGCAAAAGGAGCTGCTGGAATGA
- a CDS encoding N-acetylmuramoyl-L-alanine amidase encodes MNFIITTLLLSLASAPAGLRAQPGQPWTIESGPRSSQVNESTARGYAALPASVLVSVGAEVSYARDGVVVQVGSHQVAVANGAAQVTVDGTARPLAHAVYAEGGVVFLPVDFFRELLPGLTGGRVRVDVARRSIRGSAARPAGTVTEAEEEVAVAPAPRPNPARPPQRKLVVVDAGHGGRDPGASGPGGTREKDVTLAVARRLAAILREDPSLEVRMTRDRDTLIALHDRARLANRWRDEGQPALFISVHCNANPSRSEKGYETYFLAEARTADAQRVEAFENASVKYEDAPVGGPMAFILTDLRQNQHLRESSDWAQLIQNRLREIHPGPNRGVKQAGFAVLRGAFMPAVLVEIGFVSNPAEERLLNGAEMQRDVAAQLARSVHDFFARSQQGSASR; translated from the coding sequence ATGAACTTCATTATCACCACCCTCCTGCTCAGCCTGGCGTCCGCGCCGGCGGGGCTCCGCGCGCAGCCCGGCCAGCCCTGGACCATCGAGTCCGGACCGCGTTCCTCACAGGTGAACGAGTCCACCGCGCGCGGGTACGCGGCGCTCCCCGCATCCGTGCTGGTGAGCGTGGGCGCGGAGGTGTCGTACGCGCGCGACGGCGTCGTGGTGCAGGTGGGGTCGCACCAGGTGGCGGTCGCGAACGGCGCCGCGCAGGTGACGGTCGATGGCACCGCTCGCCCGCTGGCGCACGCCGTCTATGCAGAGGGCGGCGTCGTCTTCCTGCCGGTCGACTTCTTTCGCGAGCTGCTCCCGGGGCTGACGGGAGGGCGGGTGCGGGTGGATGTGGCGCGGCGGTCCATCCGCGGCAGCGCGGCGCGCCCGGCCGGCACCGTCACGGAGGCAGAGGAGGAGGTGGCGGTGGCGCCTGCGCCGCGGCCGAACCCGGCGCGGCCGCCACAGCGGAAGCTGGTGGTGGTGGATGCGGGGCATGGCGGACGTGACCCGGGGGCGAGCGGACCCGGCGGAACGCGCGAAAAGGACGTAACGCTGGCGGTGGCGCGGCGGCTGGCGGCCATCCTGCGCGAAGACCCGTCGCTGGAGGTGCGGATGACGCGCGACCGCGACACTCTGATCGCCCTGCACGACCGCGCGCGCCTCGCCAACCGCTGGCGCGACGAGGGCCAGCCGGCGCTCTTCATCTCCGTGCACTGCAACGCGAACCCCAGCCGCTCGGAAAAGGGGTACGAGACCTACTTCCTGGCGGAGGCGCGCACGGCGGACGCCCAGCGCGTGGAGGCGTTCGAGAACGCGTCGGTGAAGTACGAGGATGCGCCGGTGGGCGGGCCGATGGCCTTCATCCTAACCGACCTGCGCCAGAACCAGCACCTGCGCGAGTCGAGCGATTGGGCGCAGCTCATCCAGAACCGGCTCCGCGAAATCCACCCTGGGCCGAACCGTGGCGTGAAGCAGGCGGGGTTCGCGGTGCTGCGCGGCGCGTTCATGCCGGCGGTGCTGGTGGAGATCGGCTTCGTCTCCAATCCCGCGGAGGAGCGCCTCCTGAACGGGGCCGAGATGCAGCGCGACGTGGCGGCGCAGCTCGCGCGATCGGTGCACGACTTCTTTGCGCGGTCGCAGCAGGGCTCCGCATCCCGTTGA
- the pyrF gene encoding orotidine-5'-phosphate decarboxylase, with translation MTATPILALDVPDAAAAFALLERVGPDASFVKVGLQLFTAEGPSVVRALHERGCRVFLDLKLHDIPNTVAHAVRSAAGLGVELLTVHASGGAAMMRAARTAAGEGGPALLAVTVLTSLSAEETAEAWGRDAVSADAEVERLARLAHACGMDGVVASVHELAAIRRALPRDFRVLTPGIRLAGDDAGDQSRVATPAEAVRLGADYLVIGRSVTAAADPAAAMRAVLDDLGAPAPMTIDQ, from the coding sequence ATGACCGCCACACCGATCCTCGCCCTCGACGTGCCGGACGCCGCCGCCGCCTTTGCGCTGCTGGAGCGCGTGGGGCCGGATGCGAGCTTCGTAAAGGTGGGGCTGCAGCTCTTCACCGCCGAGGGGCCGTCCGTGGTCCGGGCGCTGCACGAGCGCGGGTGCCGCGTCTTCCTGGATCTGAAGCTCCACGACATCCCCAACACCGTGGCGCACGCGGTCCGCTCGGCGGCGGGGCTGGGGGTGGAGCTGCTGACGGTGCACGCATCCGGCGGCGCCGCGATGATGCGCGCCGCCCGCACCGCGGCGGGTGAGGGTGGGCCTGCGCTCCTCGCCGTCACCGTCCTCACCTCCCTCTCCGCGGAGGAGACGGCGGAGGCGTGGGGGCGCGACGCGGTGAGCGCGGACGCGGAGGTGGAGCGGCTGGCGCGGCTGGCGCACGCGTGCGGGATGGACGGCGTGGTCGCGTCGGTGCACGAGCTGGCGGCGATCCGCCGGGCGCTGCCGCGCGACTTCCGCGTGCTGACCCCCGGCATCCGCCTGGCCGGCGACGACGCGGGCGACCAGTCGCGCGTCGCCACCCCCGCCGAGGCGGTGCGCCTGGGCGCGGACTACCTGGTGATCGGGCGCTCCGTCACCGCCGCGGCCGATCCCGCCGCGGCGATGCGCGCCGTACTGGACGACCTTGGCGCCCCGGCGCCGATGACCATAGATCAATGA
- a CDS encoding YtxH domain-containing protein: MRDHDDLPYIVIERRGEGGAFVLGVLVGFGAALLLAPRSGADTRQSLLGAALGVREALGDRVDGARGVVQERVTAVRGAVDARREQARAAVATGRGAARDARADLLRRVEEAKALRRSGRSPGAVEAPPPPEAELVVLSVDTETDAGELAR, from the coding sequence ATGCGTGACCATGACGACCTCCCCTACATCGTGATCGAGCGGCGCGGGGAGGGCGGGGCATTCGTGCTGGGTGTGCTCGTGGGCTTCGGCGCGGCGCTCCTGCTGGCGCCGCGCTCCGGCGCCGACACCCGGCAGTCCTTACTGGGCGCCGCCCTCGGCGTGCGCGAGGCGCTGGGCGACCGGGTGGACGGGGCGCGCGGCGTGGTACAGGAGCGGGTGACGGCCGTGCGCGGGGCGGTGGACGCGCGGCGGGAACAGGCGCGCGCCGCGGTCGCCACCGGCCGCGGCGCCGCCCGCGATGCCCGCGCCGATCTCCTGCGCCGGGTGGAGGAGGCCAAGGCGCTGCGCCGCTCCGGCCGCTCGCCGGGAGCCGTGGAGGCGCCGCCGCCCCCCGAGGCGGAGCTGGTGGTGCTGTCGGTCGACACCGAAACGGATGCGGGCGAGCTGGCGCGATAG
- a CDS encoding mechanosensitive ion channel family protein has protein sequence MLQTDTVAAIQTTVIRDWADLFNWPALTATGLRVAGALIVAIIANYALKAVLRSVERSSEKDGIVTAQEQRTRTLLSLLRSMGRVVIWVMTLFMVLGALGLQLGPLLAGAGVVGLAVSFGAQSLVKDVISGLFILMENQFGVGDVVRLEGVSGAVERMTLRVVVLRDVHGVVHVVPNGEIKKVSNLTRGWARVVLDVVVAYKEDPDRVMAVMLDEGRRLYEDPQWRPLLLEEVQVPGIESFGEHGVTIRLLAKTLPLKQWDVARELRRRLKLRFDQEGIDVPFPSQTMYWGEGQSPAELATLAARPDTGVPDADR, from the coding sequence ATGCTGCAGACCGACACCGTAGCCGCCATCCAGACCACCGTCATCCGCGACTGGGCGGACCTGTTCAACTGGCCCGCGCTCACCGCGACCGGGCTGCGGGTGGCGGGCGCGCTCATCGTGGCGATCATCGCCAACTACGCGCTCAAGGCGGTGCTCCGCAGCGTGGAGCGGTCGTCGGAGAAGGACGGCATCGTCACGGCGCAGGAGCAGCGCACCCGCACCCTGCTGAGCCTGCTGCGCAGCATGGGGCGCGTCGTCATCTGGGTGATGACGCTGTTCATGGTGCTGGGCGCGCTCGGGCTGCAGCTCGGTCCGCTCCTGGCCGGCGCCGGCGTCGTGGGCCTGGCGGTCTCGTTCGGCGCGCAGTCGCTGGTCAAGGACGTCATCAGCGGGCTCTTCATCCTGATGGAGAACCAGTTCGGCGTGGGCGACGTGGTGCGGCTGGAGGGCGTTTCTGGCGCCGTGGAGCGGATGACGCTGCGCGTGGTAGTGCTGCGCGACGTGCACGGCGTGGTGCACGTGGTGCCGAACGGCGAGATCAAGAAGGTCAGCAACCTCACCCGCGGCTGGGCGCGCGTGGTGCTGGACGTGGTCGTCGCCTACAAGGAAGACCCCGACCGGGTGATGGCCGTGATGCTGGACGAAGGGCGCAGACTGTACGAGGACCCCCAGTGGCGCCCGCTGCTCCTGGAAGAGGTGCAGGTGCCGGGGATCGAGTCGTTCGGCGAGCACGGTGTCACCATCCGCCTCCTGGCGAAGACCCTTCCGCTGAAGCAGTGGGATGTGGCACGCGAGCTCCGCCGCCGCCTCAAGCTCCGCTTCGACCAGGAGGGGATCGACGTCCCCTTCCCCTCGCAGACGATGTACTGGGGCGAAGGCCAGTCTCCCGCCGAGCTGGCCACGCTCGCCGCGCGCCCCGATACCGGAGTGCCAGATGCGGACCGCTGA
- a CDS encoding GAF domain-containing sensor histidine kinase yields the protein MKENTPNAAPASPLHDPERLGELRATALLDSPTEEAFDRLTRLASKLLQAPISTVTLVDDQRQFYLSCTGMPEPLASARETPLEMSFCKHTVVLGAPLIIPDTHGHPMVGDNPAVHGFGVRAYAGIPLLTPGGHAIGTLCVMDFVPRQWTDDQVSSLTDLAAAVSTEIELRMDIAERTRVEAALNLAVRMRDEVLGVVSHDLRNPVHTVSLSAGFLLDTLPNGPQEAPVRKQLGIIVRAAEQMDRLIRDLLDVASIASGHLPVERGRRDAVALARAACETLQPLAEERGLRFEIRTPPAPLPVLADSDRIHQVLSNLVGNAIKFTPAGGLITLGLQAGEGEARFSVSDTGPGIPPDQCTHIFDQFWQADRSGRHGAGLGLAIARGIVETHGGEIRVASTVGVGTTFTFTIPLADA from the coding sequence ATGAAAGAGAACACACCGAACGCGGCGCCTGCGAGCCCGCTGCACGATCCCGAGCGGCTCGGCGAGCTGCGCGCCACGGCGTTGCTGGATTCGCCCACGGAAGAGGCCTTCGACCGGCTGACCCGCCTGGCGTCGAAGCTGCTTCAGGCGCCGATCTCCACCGTGACGCTGGTCGACGATCAGCGGCAGTTCTACCTCAGCTGCACCGGCATGCCCGAGCCGCTCGCCAGCGCCCGGGAAACACCGCTGGAGATGTCGTTCTGCAAGCACACCGTGGTGCTGGGTGCGCCGCTCATCATCCCCGACACCCACGGCCACCCCATGGTGGGGGACAATCCCGCCGTACACGGCTTCGGAGTGAGGGCGTACGCGGGGATTCCGCTCCTCACCCCCGGCGGCCATGCCATAGGAACGCTGTGCGTGATGGACTTCGTCCCCCGCCAGTGGACGGATGACCAGGTCTCCAGCCTCACCGATCTCGCGGCGGCGGTCAGCACCGAGATCGAGCTGCGGATGGACATCGCGGAGCGCACCCGGGTGGAGGCGGCGCTCAACCTGGCCGTGCGCATGCGAGACGAGGTGCTGGGCGTGGTGTCGCACGATCTGCGCAACCCCGTGCACACGGTGTCGCTGAGCGCGGGGTTCCTGCTGGACACCCTCCCCAACGGGCCGCAGGAGGCGCCGGTGCGGAAGCAGCTCGGCATCATCGTGCGAGCGGCGGAGCAGATGGACCGGCTGATCCGCGACCTGCTGGACGTCGCGAGCATCGCGTCCGGACACCTCCCCGTGGAGCGGGGCCGGCGCGACGCGGTGGCGCTGGCGCGCGCGGCCTGCGAAACGCTGCAGCCCCTGGCGGAGGAACGAGGGCTCCGCTTCGAGATCCGCACCCCGCCCGCCCCGCTGCCGGTGCTGGCCGATTCCGACCGCATCCACCAGGTGCTCTCCAACCTGGTGGGAAACGCCATCAAGTTCACCCCGGCGGGCGGCCTGATTACGCTCGGCCTGCAGGCAGGCGAGGGCGAAGCGCGTTTCTCGGTGTCCGACACCGGTCCGGGAATCCCTCCGGATCAATGCACGCACATCTTCGATCAGTTCTGGCAGGCCGACCGCTCCGGGCGGCACGGCGCAGGCCTCGGCCTCGCCATCGCGCGTGGAATCGTGGAGACGCACGGCGGCGAGATCCGGGTGGCGAGCACGGTCGGCGTGGGCACCACCTTCACGTTCACCATCCCTCTGGCCGACGCGTGA
- the smpB gene encoding SsrA-binding protein SmpB: MTKTAAAPKPADRIVVQNRKARHEYHVLDSWETGIVLQGTEVKSLRDGKANMQDSFARVMNGEVWLFNLHISPYEQGNRFNHEPLRPRKLLLHRNEIRKLIGSVQEKGLTLVPLDLHFSGGRAKVNLALVRGKQLHDKRESIKERDSQREIQRGLKDRAE; the protein is encoded by the coding sequence ATGACCAAAACCGCAGCCGCCCCCAAGCCCGCCGACCGCATCGTCGTCCAGAACCGCAAGGCGCGGCACGAGTACCACGTCCTGGACAGCTGGGAGACGGGGATCGTGCTGCAGGGGACGGAGGTGAAGTCGCTGCGCGACGGGAAGGCGAACATGCAGGACTCCTTTGCGCGCGTGATGAACGGGGAGGTGTGGCTCTTCAACCTCCACATCTCGCCGTACGAGCAGGGGAACCGCTTCAACCACGAGCCCCTGCGTCCGCGCAAGCTCCTGCTGCACCGCAACGAGATCCGCAAGCTGATCGGCTCGGTGCAGGAGAAGGGGCTCACGCTCGTCCCCCTTGACCTGCACTTCAGCGGCGGGCGCGCCAAGGTGAACCTGGCCCTGGTTCGCGGCAAGCAGCTCCACGACAAGCGCGAATCCATCAAGGAGCGCGACTCGCAACGCGAGATCCAGCGCGGCCTCAAGGACCGCGCGGAGTGA
- a CDS encoding helix-turn-helix transcriptional regulator, translating to MALAERKLGSRLVLARNVLRLRVQRGMTQRELAEKAGMRQPRVADIEAARSNAQLDTIDALAKALHVPAARLIEANAVRARARYEIRLSPDMVEETAWDLDSVETLLSLETLAGVSPMPGLTGPIRLMTMGLRD from the coding sequence ATGGCCCTCGCGGAGCGCAAGCTCGGTAGCCGCCTTGTGCTTGCGCGGAACGTGCTTCGCCTTCGCGTGCAGCGCGGTATGACTCAGCGCGAACTCGCGGAGAAGGCCGGGATGCGCCAGCCGCGCGTCGCCGATATTGAAGCTGCGCGCTCGAATGCGCAGCTCGACACGATCGATGCGCTCGCGAAGGCTCTACACGTCCCCGCCGCGCGACTGATTGAGGCGAATGCTGTTCGTGCGCGCGCACGCTATGAGATCCGGCTCTCCCCCGACATGGTTGAGGAGACCGCTTGGGACCTTGACAGCGTCGAAACCCTTCTCTCGCTGGAGACTCTGGCTGGAGTTTCCCCCATGCCTGGGCTTACAGGTCCGATCCGCCTTATGACTATGGGGCTCCGTGACTGA
- a CDS encoding L,D-transpeptidase: MKCVSAWVRECGLAAALLAFAGGAGAQGLPTDPSLLAHGVEAEGRERYRDPPVNTEGRYIVVSLDEHRLYVMEAERVVWSTLVGTGTGTRLEGAGQEWDFSTPRGMFRVQRKEKDPRWYLPDWHFVENKLPVPDEDDPKRWQRGMLGTSALFLGEGIALHGTSRPELLGQNVSHGCIRMTNEAARELYYAVDVGTPVIIY; the protein is encoded by the coding sequence ATGAAGTGCGTGAGTGCGTGGGTGCGTGAGTGCGGCCTTGCGGCGGCTCTGCTGGCGTTTGCCGGCGGCGCCGGGGCGCAGGGGCTGCCGACCGATCCTTCCTTGCTGGCCCATGGTGTGGAGGCGGAGGGGCGCGAGCGCTACCGCGACCCGCCGGTCAACACCGAGGGGCGCTACATCGTGGTGTCGCTGGACGAGCACCGCCTCTACGTCATGGAGGCGGAGCGCGTCGTCTGGTCCACGCTGGTTGGGACGGGGACGGGGACGCGGCTGGAGGGGGCGGGGCAGGAGTGGGACTTCTCCACGCCGCGCGGGATGTTCCGCGTGCAGCGCAAGGAAAAGGATCCGCGCTGGTACCTCCCGGACTGGCACTTCGTGGAGAACAAGCTCCCCGTGCCCGACGAGGACGACCCGAAGCGGTGGCAGCGCGGAATGCTGGGCACCTCCGCGCTCTTTCTGGGTGAGGGGATCGCCCTGCACGGCACCAGCCGGCCCGAGCTCCTGGGCCAGAACGTCTCGCACGGCTGCATCCGCATGACCAACGAAGCCGCGCGCGAGCTGTACTACGCGGTGGACGTGGGGACGCCGGTGATCATCTACTGA
- the cysS gene encoding cysteine--tRNA ligase gives MPIRFYNTLTRREEEFVPLEPGKVGMYTCGPTVYAPPHIGNMRTFFFADLLRRYLEFRGYQVKFVMNLTDVDDKTIRGALREGVSLNDYTQPFIDDLFHNFDQLGIRQADVHPRATHYVPQMVDIIRRLQERGMAYEAEGSVYFDISEFPGYGQLSKVDVSAGRRGERVAADEYDKDDVRDFVLWKAAKPEDATVGAVWDTQWGPGRPGWHIECSAMSMQELGETFDIHLGGVDLIFPHHEDEIAQSEGATGKPFVRYWLHGEFLLLEGGKMAKSTGNIFNVQDLVERGVKPSSVRYLYLTAHYRSKLNFTFEGLAAAGEAVRRVRGTRDRLRDHPAARDPDPADTPTLHAAADEVLAAFAEAMDEDLNTSVGLATLHRLAGAINTRLEELGTHPISHAEQAAALAALERIDSVFGFVSLADRESQVDEGLAAWVEERIAARQAARAARDFASADAIRDEIAARGVVVEDTAQGPRWSLGS, from the coding sequence ATGCCGATCCGCTTCTACAACACCCTGACCCGCCGCGAAGAAGAGTTCGTTCCCCTGGAGCCCGGCAAAGTCGGGATGTACACCTGCGGCCCCACGGTGTACGCCCCGCCGCACATCGGCAACATGAGGACGTTCTTCTTCGCGGACCTGCTGCGCCGCTACCTGGAGTTCCGCGGCTACCAGGTGAAGTTCGTGATGAACCTCACCGACGTGGACGACAAGACGATCCGCGGGGCGCTGCGCGAGGGCGTGTCGCTGAACGACTACACGCAGCCGTTCATCGACGACCTCTTCCACAACTTCGACCAGCTCGGCATCCGCCAGGCGGACGTGCACCCGCGCGCCACGCACTACGTTCCGCAGATGGTGGACATCATCCGCCGCCTGCAGGAGCGGGGGATGGCGTACGAGGCCGAGGGCTCCGTCTACTTCGACATCTCCGAGTTCCCCGGCTACGGCCAGCTCTCCAAGGTCGACGTGTCCGCCGGCCGCCGCGGGGAGCGTGTCGCCGCGGACGAGTACGACAAGGATGACGTGCGCGACTTCGTCCTGTGGAAGGCCGCCAAGCCGGAGGATGCCACCGTCGGCGCCGTGTGGGACACGCAGTGGGGCCCCGGGCGCCCGGGGTGGCACATCGAGTGCTCGGCCATGAGTATGCAGGAGCTTGGCGAGACCTTCGACATCCACCTGGGTGGCGTCGACCTCATCTTTCCGCACCACGAGGACGAGATCGCCCAGAGCGAGGGGGCGACGGGGAAGCCGTTCGTGCGCTACTGGCTGCACGGCGAGTTCCTGCTGCTGGAAGGCGGCAAGATGGCCAAGTCCACCGGCAACATCTTCAACGTGCAGGACCTGGTGGAGCGCGGCGTGAAGCCGTCGTCGGTGCGCTACCTGTACCTGACGGCGCACTATCGCAGCAAGCTCAACTTCACCTTCGAGGGGCTCGCCGCCGCCGGCGAGGCGGTGCGGCGCGTGCGTGGAACCCGCGACCGCCTGCGCGACCACCCCGCCGCCCGCGACCCGGACCCGGCGGACACCCCCACCCTCCACGCCGCCGCCGACGAGGTGCTCGCCGCCTTCGCCGAGGCGATGGACGAGGACCTCAACACCAGCGTGGGGCTCGCCACGCTGCACCGGCTGGCCGGCGCCATCAACACGCGGCTTGAGGAGCTCGGCACGCACCCCATCAGCCACGCCGAGCAGGCCGCCGCCCTGGCCGCGCTGGAGCGCATCGACTCCGTCTTCGGCTTCGTGTCGCTGGCCGACCGCGAGTCGCAGGTGGACGAGGGGCTCGCCGCCTGGGTGGAGGAGCGGATCGCCGCGCGCCAGGCCGCCCGCGCAGCGCGCGACTTCGCCAGCGCCGACGCCATCCGCGACGAGATCGCGGCGCGCGGAGTGGTGGTGGAGGACACGGCGCAGGGGCCGCGCTGGTCGCTGGGGTCGTGA